From one Plasmodium malariae genome assembly, chromosome: 12 genomic stretch:
- the PmUG01_12022500 gene encoding casein kinase II beta chain, putative codes for MEFMSYNESSNEIVQDENQEEGMNVSDESLCGKGAEHWEDVKYEIADDVFDGDANDYSNDYCNYGGGDNNVQRSDPILEEAEEEEEEEEEEEEEEEEEEEEEEEEEEEEDDDEEDDDDDDDDDDDDDDYDDDEYDEDDFNEATVSWIEWFCQLKQNIFLIEVDEDFIRDEFNLIGLQNKVPHFKKLLKIILDEDDDDDDDDDEEDDYDEDDDEINRGSEEIYKNKDIYEQNAACLYGLIHSRFILTSKGLALMREKYKSGIYGTCPSIYCDNAKLLPTAISEVPKFLSPLLYCPRCCETYYPHKNSLINQLDGSYFGTSFASFFALSFNIQSDKKKIYYTPQICGFTINRDIRETLYMDMNKDNSESSEEYS; via the exons atggagTTTATGTCATATAATGAAAGCTCAAACGAAATAGTACAAGATGAAAATCAAGAAGAAGGAATGAACGTATCTGATGAAAGTCTCTGTGGTAAGGGAGCAGAACATTGGGAGGatgtaaaatatgaaatcGCTGATGATGTTTTTGATGGTGATGCTAATGATTATAGTAATGATTATTGTAATTATGGTGGTGGTGATAATAATGTTCAGAGGAGTGATCCTATTTTAGAGGAGGCggaagaagaagaggaagaagaggaagaggaggaagaggaggaagaggaggaagaagaggaagaggaggaagaagaagaagaagaagatgaTGATGAGGAAGATGACGATGATGACGACGATGATGATGACGATGATGATGAttatgatgatgatgaataTGATGAAGACGATTTTAACGAAGCCAcg GTTTCTTGGATTGAGTGGTTTTGCCagttaaaacaaaatatttttttaattgaagTAGATGAGGATTTTATAAGGGAcgaatttaatttaattgggttacaaaataaagtacctcattttaaaaagttattgaaaataattctGGACgaagatgatgatgatgacgATGATGACGATGAAGAAGATGATTATGATGAAGATGATGATGAAATAAATAGAGGATCAGAAgagatttataaaaataaagacatatatgaacaaaatgcTGCTTGTTTATATGGACTGATACATAgtcgttttattttaacttcAAAAGGTTTAGCATTGATgagagaaaaatataaatcagGAATATATGGTACATGTCCAAGTATATATTGTGATAATGCAAAATTATTACCAACTGCAATTTCAGAAGTACCGAAATTTCTAAGTCCACTTTTATACTGTCCTAGATGTTGTGAAACATATTATCCTcataaaaattcattaattAACCAATTAGATGGTTCCTATTTTGGTACCAGttttgcttcattttttGCGCTGTCCTTTAACATTCAAtcagataaaaaaaaaatctactACACTCCTCAGATATGTGGTTTTACTATAAACAGAGATATAAGAGAAACATTATATATGGACATGAACAAAGATAATAGCGAATCGTCAGAGGAATACTcttag